One genomic region from Drosophila busckii strain San Diego stock center, stock number 13000-0081.31 chromosome 3R, ASM1175060v1, whole genome shotgun sequence encodes:
- the LOC108604033 gene encoding transcription factor SPT20 homolog: MLMPRYSDQRVKSESSYIGNHSQDSATPSTTVAPHTKMRLLNKVEQNLRQHQNQSQVQDQSIHKIINTAATGNSVVGDVDELLTPMSSSIQSHQPYIPSLDGGYAGSSNSGFNSSGSSNSGGKEAHARPERNLWSRAEMLEMLDIMQQMNALDQLNDRNVKSEHVFRQIEEVMRRKGYVKKSSIQIWTKWKFLKSTYNTTTRHGNGIPKVVPEEVYRVLCRMLREHANANTNASANGSNIGSENGNSMDSSSNVDLRRSMAGGVDIKPGSAELGVEHPIFGFRLGLVKSEPQDTGYETQMRSTHDIEAVDFMDQQPHEPFIINVKHEPEMDLGVDANCTNTLPPTAPATPSPPTVAMESEEPPPLCSSTPLPLPPLRVASFAQRPLGTPTHGILQIERPPPPLSKGKGQRSVMGISSINSINFAHPTSKLMLPRKQMPLRMPRAELSMQASTHVRPLKSVPMRETGYSLRPDRMIPDLDHQSISPPPSPPLHAAKYQLPSTSRQAQMLSEQQRKRRLNQVHSHSPVPVKLQRSSTLLEPKYPISAKLRDEPAQQQQPKPSNEEEAQRQQQQRKQQQEEHFKTELSNLATAMREAQQQMLRDFFKQQKDFARREHEFQMRQDNLVMNSLRRQTNELLRTAKQLLNPQQLRNPKQESATEQEPTADDNDDSYLMKPEVEMHESADALEDLTDMAAESQLDENSQYSEDSEQESEPETSVTPISADICEDQPDIDAQMSL; the protein is encoded by the exons ATGTTGATGCCGCGTTACTCGGATCAGCGGGTCAAGAGTGAAAGCAGCTATATTGGCAACCACAGCCAGGActctgccacgcccagcaccACAGTTGCCCCGCATACCAAAATGCGTTTACTAAACAAGGTGGAACAGAATCTGCGCCagcatcaaaatcaaagccaagTGCAAGATCAAAGCATACATAAGATTataaacacagcagcaacggGCAATAGCGTTGTGGGCGATGTGGATGAGCTGCTGACGCCCATGTCATCGAGTATCCAGAGTCATCAGCCATATATACCCTCGCTTGATGGCGGCtacgctggcagcagcaacagtgggTTCaatagcagcggcagcagcaacagtggcgGCAAGGAGGCGCATGCGCGACCAGAGCGTAATCTTTGGAGTCGCGCCGAAATGCTGGAAATGTTAGACATTATGCAGCAGATGAATGCGCTGGACCAGCTTAATGATCGCAATGTTAAGAGCGAACATGTTTTCCGTCAGATTGAGGAGGTCATGCGTCGCAAGGGTTATGTCAAGAAGTCCAGCATTCAGATTTGGACCAAGTGGAAGTTCCTTAAGTCTACCTATAACACCACCACAAGGCATGGCAATGGCATACCAAAGGTGGTGCCGGAGGAGGTTTATCGCGTCCTTTGCCGCATGTTGCGTGAACATGCGAATGCCAATACAAATGCCAGTGCtaatggcagcaacattggCAGCGAAAATGGCAACTCCATGGACTCCAGCTCCAATGTGGATTTAAGAAGAAGCATGGCTGGCGGCGTAGATATCAAACCTGGCAGTGCAGAGCTGGGCGTTGAGCATCCCATATTTGGCTTTCGCTTGGGTTTGGTCAAGTCGGAGCCACAGGACACAG GCTACGAGACGCAGATGCGGTCAACGCATGATATAGAAGCTGTGGATTTTATGGACCAACAGCCGCATGAACCTTTTATAATCAACGTAAAGCACGAGCCCGAAATGGATTTAGGCGTAGATGCGAATTGCACCAATACGCTGCCGCCCACAGCACCAGCAACGCCCTCACCGCCCACAGTTGCAATGGAGTCTGAAGAGCCTCCTCCATTATGCAGCTCCACGCctttgccgttgccgccgctACGCGTAGCTTCGTTTGCACAACGACCGCTGGGCACACCAACGCATGGCATACTACAGATTGAGAGACCGCCACCGCCACttagcaaaggcaaaggccaGCGCTCTGTTATGGGCAttagcagcatcaacagcattAACTTTGCGCATCCCACCAGCAAGTTAATGCTGCCGCGCAAGCAGATGCCACTGCGCATGCCAAGAGCAGAGCTGAGCATGCAGGCGTCGACGCATGTGCGGCCACTAAAGTCGGTGCCCATGCGAGAGACGGGCTATTCGCTACGACCGGATCGCATGATACCCGATTTGGATCATCAGTCGATATCGCCGCCACCATCGCCTCCGCTGCACGCTGCCAAGTATCAGCTTCCCTCCACTAGTAGGCAGGCGCAGATGCTAAGTGAACAGCAGCGCAAGCGACGCCTTAACCAAGTACATTCCCACTCACCCGTGCCTGTCAAGCTGCAGCGTAGTTCTACGCTCCTTGAACCAAAATATCCGATCAGTGCAAAGTTGCGTGACGAgccagcgcagcaacaacaacctaAACCATCCAATGAGGAGGAAgcccagcggcagcaacagcagcgcaagcagcagcaggaggagcACTTCAAAACGGAGCTATCAAATCTGGCCACGGCCATGCGtgaagcacaacaacaaatgttgcgtGATTTCTTCAAACAGCAGAAAGATTTTGCTCGTCGTGAGCACGAGTTCCAGATGCGGCAAGACAACTTGGTAATGAATTCGCTGCGCCGCCAAACAAACGAACTGCTGCGCACAGCCAAACAGTTATTGAacccgcagcagctgcgaaaCCCCAAGCAGGAGTCAGCGACAGAGCAGGAGCCCACGGCAGACGACAACGATGATAGTTATTTGATGAAGCCAGAAGTTGAGATGCACGAGAGCGCCGATGCTTTGGAGGATTTGACAGATATGGCGGCCGAATCGCAGCTAGACGAAAACTCACAGTACAGCGAGGACAGCGAACAGGAGAGTGAACCGGAGACAAGTGTAACACCTATCAGCGCAGATATTTGTGAGGATCAGCCGGACATCGACGCACAGATGtctttgtaa
- the LOC108604036 gene encoding short coiled-coil protein gives MSIINNDDTIMPIDEDPQVIINEDEPPTGPGIPNGRSMDSLRSAFTNRSTTPDSSHNSLDTVDAGVLDDRLITQVLELQNTLDDLSQRVDSVKEENLKLRSENQVLGQYIENLMSASSVFQSTSPSASKKK, from the exons ATGTCAATAATCAATAACGATGACACCATAATGCCCATAGATGAAGATCCGCAGG TTATTATTAATGAGGATGAGCCGCCAACTGGACCAGGCATACCAAATGGACGTTCCATGGATTCGCTGCGCTCTGCGTTTACCAATCGTAGTACTACGCCGGACTCCTCCCACAACTCGCTGGATACAGTAGATGCAGGAGTGTTGGATGATCGTTTGATTACTCAAGTGCTGGAGCTACAAAATACGTTAGATGATCTTTCACAGCGAGTGGATTCAGTTAAGGAGGAGAATCTGAAATTGCGCTCAGAGAATCAAGTGCTTGGACAGTATATAGAGAATCTCATGTCAGCCTCCTCGGTGTTCCAATCCACCAGTCCGAGTGCTTCTAAAAAGAAGTAG
- the LOC108603161 gene encoding lethal(3)malignant brain tumor-like protein 3 — MDTQAKQKLPIAMALKPGQAVGTLKTQHQEEICYLPVPLYSSLLKPLPATTTATITTNSLNNNNSLIINNNAATIKAKLTSMNNNLLKNQLKNNAAAAAVPATVSNKYPNSLLSLINNQPTSSKTNASNNNNKNSTTTTTPKAQATTTTTTTTTNGAAVNAAPSMMTLLSSAAAAAAGPAAKVAPQKSATTPVSPTTSSSVSLIAKSRAPVILSRAAVEKICFKFGQVQAQANAGTLVLRKAKNQPNGGKPLVLKAKIRKNSAGDTPTTPTTPAATGSLLMPTNSAIALPDIKITPLPAAPAAAAAVTLNGSKLMKLDDSSMPMIAMPPTMTTTTITTTTDHTEAATNGQQASPKLQRSKSLVAPVPENAPSNASERRHSVAIMAKELDVVEQTKPIETITIDDDDSDEEEQKQTEKKSATPTPIASRKSSSNSSSDLEVIFVPVPEAEQPKPAVQPKPAEQPQVQQVPAAEPQTSTMSIVKAESLPLSKEEFEKSLRCDEHVDSTSPPSKTSANLNTTPLSKLQDQIVEHWAEKKALSSFKMNMQQNFNMLQWREQQPGTLQNSRMRFELNRFNFLQLNERCERRTGPASYFERALYDRPGRRPNTSTHPLLYLCSRCKYHGPASDFLAPQYCSLACVRRAHKRRNPSAASGGSASKVMRTQEAKSKPTATVTSAAPAQQPQQQKPESKSSTGKRVFRWTEYLNVKNNGYAAPIHLFLNPFPISTNCFELGMKLEAIDPENCSLFCVCTIVEVRGYRLKLSFDGYSSMYDFWVNADSMDIFPPGWCERTSRLLQPPKGMQPERFSWCRYLVKTNAKAAPRALFTHLNDVAQPDLNGFSVGMHLEAEDLNDTGKICVATVADKLDERIRVHFDGWDDCYDFWVHVNSPYIHHCGWHEGRQQLIVPPDYQNAVFNWSSYIKEMGGQAAPAELFAARDPMEFQARMKLEVVDQRNPCLIRPATVVTRKGYRVQLHLDCWPAEYYFWLEDDSPDLHPIGWCEATSHELETPPGFQQRGSPMPCEVEGCRGFGNAKRFSFSMHALRECCPYAPENWRQWRAKTVKPPRVPPELIKQAPSRPTKTEQPKPAPKAEKTEPKPKPKRELEAVAPVTAPAAAPAPAPSPTPTAAPRPRSTPAPTPRPTPTATPTPIPTPESLDDEPFELDQRCLSIAKSIVSDYGPQYTRNYRLWQQNTDFDMDQLKSNPLYWTNWDVYEFVERALKSVRIAKMLFDEDIDGRALLLLGRQDLSKRLKLKVGPVVKLFALIVNLRIAVACKFSTKQTGFEIDKVLPDMSQGETTSDNEASLLENEDNPAFNIVSNNVNYTQEELSDEEDVLLDSEDFLSVKTSMDVVPATVAS, encoded by the exons atggatacacaagcaaagcaaaagttgccaaTAGCAATGGCGTTAAAGCCGGGACAGGCTGTTGGCACTTTGAAAACCCAACACCAGGAGGAAATCTGCTATTTGCCTGTGCCTCTTTATTCCTCTTTGCTCAAGCCTCttccagcaacaacaacagcaacgattACAAccaatagtttaaataataataacagtttaatcattaataataatgctgcAACCATAAAAGCCAAACTGACGTCCATGAATAATAATCTTCTAAAGaatcaattgaaaaacaatgctgctgctgctgctgtccctGCCACGGTTAGCAATAAATATCCCAACTCTTTGCTGTCGCTTATCAATAATCAACCAACATCAAGCAAAACtaatgccagcaacaataacaacaagaactctactactactactacgcCCAAGgcacaggcaacaacaacaacaacaacaacaacaacaaatggagCAGCAGTCAACGCAGCGCCTAGTATGATGACGCTGCTgagttcagcagcagcagcagcagcaggaccaGCAGCCAAAGTTGCGCCACAGAAATCGG CCACTACGCCAGTGAGTCCAACTACGAGCTCATCAGTATCATTGATAGCAAAGTCACGTGCTCCCGTTATATTAAGCAGAGCAGCGGTGGAAAAAATTTGCTTCAAATTTGGACAGGTACAAGCGCAAGCAAACGCGGGCACGCTTGTACTAAGGAAAGCAAAAAATCAGCCAAACGGAGGCAAGCCCTTGGTCCTGAAGGCTAAGATAAGGAAGAATTCAGCTGGAGACACGCCCACTACGCCCACAACGCCTGCAGCTACAGGTAGCCTACTCATGCCCACCAACTCGGCAATTGCTTTGCCGGATATTAAGATTACTCCATTACcggctgctcctgctgctgctgctgctgtcactttAAATGGATCGAAGCTGATGAAGTTAGATGATAGCAGCATGCCTATGATTGCCATGCCGCCGacgatgacaacaacaacaataacaacaaccaccGACCATACTGAAGCTGCCACAAATGGTCAACAGGCTTCGCCCAAGTTGCAGCGTTCCAAATCGCTGGTGGCTCCTGTTCCTGAAAATGCACCGAGCAATGCCTCAGAGCGTCGTCATTCGGTGGCTATAATGGCGAAAGAACTGGATGTGGTTGAGCAGACAAAACCCATAGAAACCATAACAATCGATGATGATGACAGTGATGAggaagagcaaaagcaaacagaaaaGAAGTCGGCCACACCAACGCCAATTGCAAGCAGAAAGAGTtctagcaacagcagcagcgacttggAGGTTATATTTGTGCCCGTGCCCGAGGCAGAGCAGCCAAAGCCCGCAGTGCAGCCAAAGCCCGCAGAGCAGCCACAAGTACAGCAAGTGCCAGCGGCTGAGCCTCAGACCTCAACCATGAGCATTGTCAAGGCTGAGTCGCTGCCACTCTCCAAGGAAGAGTTTGAGAAATCTTTGCGCTGCGATGAGCACGTGGACAGCACTTCGCCTCCCAGCAAAACCTCAGCTAATCTGAATACAACGCCGCTGTCCAAGCTGCAAGATCAAATTGTGGAGCATTGGGCAGAAAAGAAAGCGCTGAGCAGCTTTAAGAtgaacatgcaacaaaatttcaacatGTTGCAGTGGCGCGAGCAACAGCCGGGCACGCTACAAAACTCTCGCATGCGCTTTGAGCTCAATCGCTTCAATTTCCTGCAGCTTAACGAACGCTGCGAGCGTCGCACAGGACCCGCTAGTTACTTTGAGCGTGCCCTCTACGATCGTCCCGGACGCAGACCCAACACTAGTACACATCCATTGCTCTATTTATGCTCACGCTGTAAATATCATGGACCTGCCTCGGATTTTCTAGCGCCAc AATATTGTTCGCTGGCTTGCGTGCGACGCGCACATAAGCGACGTAATCCCAGTGCTGCCAGTGgtggcagcgccagcaaagTGATGCGCACCCAGGAAGCCAAAtcaaagccaacagcaactgttacTTCAGCTGCGCCTGcccagcagccacagcaacagaagCCCGAGTCGAAATCCTCAACAGGCAAGCGCGTGTTTCGCTGGACAGAGTACCTTAACGTCAAGAACAATGGCTATGCGGCGCCCATACATCTATTCCTCAATCCATTTCCCATCAGCACCAATTGCTTTGAGCTTGGCATGAAATTGGAGGCCATAGATCCCGAGAACTGTTCGCTGTTTTGCGTCTGCACCATTGTGGAGGTGCGCGGTTATCGCTTGAAGCTCAGCTTTGATGGCTACTCCAGCATGTATGACTTTTGGGTAAATGCCGACTCCATGGACATCTTTCCGCCAGGCTGGTGTGAGCGCACTTCGCGCCTTTTGCAGCCGCCGAAGGGAATGCAGCCTGAACGCTTCAGCTGGTGTCGCTACCTGGTGAAGACAAATGCAAAGGCAGCGCCACGTGCATTATTTACGCATCTCAATGATGTAGCACAACCGGATTTAAATGGCTTTAGCGTGGGCATGCATCTAGAGGCGGAGGACTTGAATGATACTGGCAAGATATGTGTGGCCACTGTAGCGGATAAACTGGATGAGCGCATTCGCGTGCATTTCGATGGCTGGGATGATTGCTATGACTTTTGGGTGCATGTTAATTCGCCTTATATACATCATTGCGGCTGGCATGAGGGACGCCAGCAACTCATTGTGCCACCAGACTATCAGAATGCGGTATTCAACTGGTCTTCCTATATCAAAGAAATGGGCGGTCAGGCAGCGCCCGCTGAGCTTTTCGCAGCACGAGATCCGATGGAGTTTCAGGCACGCATGAAACTCGAGGTTGTGGATCAGCGTAATCCTTGCCTCATACGTCCTGCTACGGTGGTTACACGCAAAGGTTATCGCGTGCAGTTGCATCTGGATTGCTGGCCTGCGGAATATTACTTTTGGCTGGAGGATGATAGTCCCGATCTGCATCCCATTGGTTGGTGTGAGGCCACTTCGCATGAGTTGGAAACTCCGCCTGGCTTTCAGCAGCGTGGCTCGCCCATGCCCTGCGAAGTGGAGGGTTGTCGTGGTTTTGGCAATGCCAAACGCTTCTCCTTTTCCATGCATGCGCTGCGCGAATGCTGCCCATATGCGCCCGAGAACTGGCGTCAGTGGCGCGCCAAGACGGTGAAGCCACCGCGTGTGCCACCAGAGCTGATCAAGCAGGCGCCAAGTCGTCCAACCAAAACTGAGCAGCCTAAGCCAGCACCTAAAGCGGAAAAAACTGAGCCCAAGCCCAAACCGAAACGTGAGCTTGAAGCAGTTGCGCCTGTGACTgcccctgctgctgctcctgctcctgctccttcaCCTACACCTACAGCTGCACCTAGACCTCGATCTACACCTGCTCCTACACCTCGACCTACACCTACAGCTACACCAACACCTATACCTACACCTGAGTCTCTGGATGACGAGCCTTTTGAGCTCGACCAGCGCTGCCTCTCCATTGCCAAGAGCATTGTGTCCGACTATGGACCACAGTACACGCGCAATTATCGCCTCTGGCAGCAGAACACAGACTTTGACATGGATCAGTTGAAGAGTAATCCACTCTACTGGACCAACTGGGATGTGTATGAGTTTGTGGAGCGTGCGCTTAAATCTGTGCGCATTGCCAAAATGCTCTTCGATGAGGACATCGATGGACGTGCGTTGCTCTTACTGGGACGTCAAGATTTGTCCAAACgcctaaaactaaaagtagGGCCAGTTGTAAAACTCTTTGCGCTTATAGTTAATCTGCGCATTGCGGTGGCCTGTAAATTTAGCACTAAACAGACGGGATTTGAGATAGACAAGGTGCTTCCTGACATGTCCCAAGGGGAGACCACAAGTGACAATGAAGCGAGCTTGCTGGAAAATGAAGATAACCCAGCTTTTAATATAGTTAGTAATAATGTAAACTACACCCAGGAAGAGTTAAGCGATGAAGAGGATGTTTTATTGGATAGTGAAGATTTTCTGAGTGTTAAGACAAGTATGGATGTGGtaccagcaacagttgcttcCTGA
- the LOC108604034 gene encoding cysteine-rich hydrophobic domain-containing protein 2, whose amino-acid sequence MSFSDFDAIYEDEQLDDLEHFQDQTVMPVPEPIIIRGAGNMTVFGLSNRFNTEFPCGLLSRVAPEEFKATISRINGILKKTLPLNVKWLFCGCVCCCCTLGCSLWPVICLSKRTQLTLDKLLEWENSHLYHKLGLHWRLHKQQCDSNSMMEYVILIEFIPKTPIYRPD is encoded by the exons ATGTCGTTCTCTGATTTCGATGCCATCTATGAGGATGAGCAGCTGGATGATCTGGAGCACTTTCAGGATCAAACAGTGATGCCAGTGCCCGAGCCTATTATCATACGCGGTGCTGGCAACATGACCGT aTTTGGCCTTAGCAATCGTTTCAACACCGAGTTTCCTTGCGGACTGCTCTCACGCGTTGCGCCGGAGGAATTCAAAGCGACCATCAGTCGCATCAATGGCATTTTGAAGAAGACCCTGCCCCTAAATGTCAAGTGGCTTTTCTGTGgttgtgtctgctgctgttgcacgcTTGGCTGCTCCCTTTGGCCCGTTATATGTCTAAGCAAACGC ACACAATTAACTCTGGACAAACTGCTGGAGTGGGAGAACAGTCACCTTTATCATAAGCTAGGTCTACACTGGCGCCTGCATAAGCAACAATGTGATTCAAATTCAATGATGGAGTATGTTatcttaattgaatttataccCAAGACGCCCATTTATCGGCCCGACTAG
- the LOC108603163 gene encoding uncharacterized protein LOC108603163 has translation MSENPAKASDKANEDDSAEAGSSNKQEPNAEENALSPPAENAQTENTELGMPKAAGNDVSPPAEDYFGPPITNELVVTTPPNTNNLGKNTAQAFSASETTLIEVSSSSKERRLEYFRSGTNADCEVHAVSDGGAGSVCYKKFRCHRIFLATASEKLEKDIFQNKQWNGILLINGVSKESVEIFLEYIYTFEVSPRLVDLKIIGDIFVLACAYNMPELMSQFSEQMKSKDWPLDSIFPAFDLAFRHNIIDLEEACLKKILENAADLKSEATIMKLQIYAFNYVIQHWKSMEIMAQSEIIHLLQAYQKHNDIRFSKADVFPHFSKIINYFPSILLDADGFIHKY, from the exons ATGTCGGAAAATCCAGCCAAGGCAAGTGATAAAGCAAATGAGGATGACAGCGCCGAAGCCGGCTCATCAAATAAACAAGAGCCCAATGCAGAAGAAAACGCCTTGTCACCGCCAGCAGAGAATGCTCAAACAGAAAATACGGAGTTGGGCATGCCTAAGGCAGCAGGGAATGATGTGTCACCGCCCGCAGAAGATTACTTTGGCCCGCCCATAACTAACGAGCTTGTCGTTACAACGCCACCAAATACCAATAACCTAGGCAAAAATACTGCTCAAGCATTTAGTGCCAGTGAAACAACATTGATTGAGGTTAGTTCGTCTAGTAAAGAACGACGTCTGGAGTATTTTCGCTCCGGCACCAATGCGGACTGTGAAGTGCATGCTGTAAGTGATGGCGGAGCAGGTTCAGTCTGCTATAAGAAATTTCGTTGCCATCGCATATTCTTGGCCACCGCCTCAGAGAAACTGGAAAAggatatttttcaaaataaacaatggaATGGCATACTTCTAATTAATGGCGTCTCCAAAGAGAGTGTGGAAATCTTTCTTGAatatatttacacatttgAGGTGTCGCCCAGATTAGTGgatctaaaaataattggtGATATATTTGTGCTTGCTTGTGCTTATAATATGCCCGAACTCATGAGTCAATTCTCTgagcaaatgaaaagcaagGACTGGCCATTGGATAGTATCTTTCCGGCCTTTGATTTGGCATTTCGGCACAACATTATTGACTTGGAGGAGGCTTGCTTAAAG aAAATATTGGAGAATGCTGCAGATTTAAAATCGGAAGCCACCATTATGAAACTCCAAATCTATGCTTTCAACTATGTTATACAACATTGGAAATCTATGGAg ATCATGGCTCAAAGTGAGATTATTCATTTACTCCAAGCATATCAGAAGCATAATGATATACGTTTTAGTAAAGCAGATGTTTTTCCACATTTCTCAAAGATCATTAATTACTTTCCAAGCATACTGCTCGATGCCGACGGATTCATtcataaatactaa
- the LOC108603165 gene encoding uncharacterized protein LOC108603165 isoform X1, which produces MYCKLRRLDLLRSGKMSDCELHVSYVDKYKRCSCREFRCHKIILASASEQFEQMINSPEFQQDKSVMYVNDASPEAYETMLLYIYTYEIYNAINVDMCVQLVHLANKYKLNDFAECYINKLMNQHWPMDLVLEVFHLANESNNPKMLSLVSEKLVPIATQVLNDNSFLKLNVRELKSLMVILRAVKTIPDRELLLALKKYQSYNNLRYENMVCFRQFVEVANLFGETLFGTDGTLSIDGKDTDNASPSMSRRPSE; this is translated from the exons ATGTACTGCAAGCTACGTCGCCTGGATCTGCTGCGCAGCGGCAAAATGTCCGACTGTGAGCTGCATGTATCATACGTGGACAAATACAAGCGCTGCTCCTGTCGTGAGTTCCGTtgtcataaaattattttggcatCTGCCTCGGAGCAGTTTGAGCAAATGATAAACTCACCAGAGTTTCAGCAGGACAAAAGCGTTATGTATGTGAATGATGCTTCTCCAGAGGCATATGAAACCATGTTGCTCTATATTTACACCTATGAGATCTATAATGCGATAAACGTAGACATGTGCGTGCAGCTGGTGCAtctggcaaacaaatataaattgaatgaCTTTGCCGAGTGCTACATAAACAAGCTGATGAATCAGCATTGGCCCATGGATTTGGTATTGGAGGTCTTTCACCTGGCCAATGAGAGCAATAATCCCAAGATGTTGAGCTTAGTATCGGAG AAACTGGTGCCAATTGCCACGCAAGTTCTCAACGACAATTCCTTTCTGAAACTCAATGTGCGTGAGCTGAAGTCACTGATGGTAATACTCAGAGCCGTCAAGACCATACCTGATAGGGaattgctgttggctttaAAAAAGTATCAGTCGTATAATAATTTACGCTATGAGAATATGGTTTGCTTCAGGCAATTCGTCGAGGTTGCCAATCTCTTTGGTGAAACACTTTTTGGCACCGATGGCACTTTGTCTATAGATGGCAAGGATACTGATAATGCCAGCCCCAGCATGAGCCGCAGGCCTTCCGAATGA
- the LOC108603164 gene encoding caspase: protein MANDSTDAALDGGIGSGNDGVLFSPVNSENPNFQKYMDTMMTKRSAAEYNMRHKSRGMALIFNHKFFAKLATRNGTDVDCANLECVLRQLDFRVRVYPDYKYEQILSAVKEAASLDHTDNDCIMVVILSHGEMGVISAYDMDYSLESIWSCFTPNNCPSLANKPKLFFIQACRGSELDSGTELKRIETDGDGSIKYKIPTHADFLTAYSTMPGYYSWRNTVKGSWFIQSLCAELEENGKQLDLLTLLTFVCQRVAVLFESATRDPEMHKKKQMPCIASMLTRILLFRQREGSIPTPTRAN, encoded by the coding sequence atggCCAACGATTCAACTGACGCTGCCCTGGATGGAGGTATTGGAAGTGGCAATGATGGCGTTTTGTTCTCGCCAGTTAATAGCGAAAAtccaaattttcaaaaatatatggACACAATGATGACTAAGAGATCTGCAGCAGAGTACAATATGCGGCACAAAAGCCGGGGCATGGCCTTGATTTTTAACCACAAATTTTTTGCTAAACTAGCAACTAGAAATGGAACCGATGTGGACTGTGCGAATTTGGAGTGTGTGCTTCGTCAGCTGGACTTTAGAGTAAGAGTATATCCGGACTATAAATACGAGCAGATTTTAAGCGCCGTTAAAGAAGCTGCATCGCTGGACCATACGGACAACGACTGCATAATGGTGGTCATACTTTCCCACGGCGAGATGGGAGTCATATCTGCGTATGATATGGACTACTCGCTAGAGAGCATTTGGAGCTGTTTCACACCTAATAACTGCCCGTCGCTGGCCAACAAACCCAAACTATTCTTTATACAGGCATGTCGGGGCAGCGAATTGGACTCAGGCACCGAACTAAAACGCATTGAGACAGATGGCGACGGATCCATAAAATATAAGATACCAACGCATGCTGATTTTCTAACTGCTTACTCTACCATGCCAGGCTACTACTCTTGGCGAAATACCGTGAAAGGCAGCTGGTTCATACAAAGTCTTTGCGCTGAGCTTGAGGAGAATGGCAAACAGCTGGACCTGCTCACATTGCTgacatttgtttgccaacGTGTTGCAGTGCTGTTCGAGTCAGCCACACGAGACCCTGAGATGCATAAGAAGAAACAAATGCCCTGCATTGCCTCTATGCTAACACGTATATTACTTTTTAGACAGAGAGAAGGATCCATACCTACACCCACACGAGCCAACtga
- the LOC108603165 gene encoding uncharacterized protein LOC108603165 isoform X2: protein MYHTWTNTSAAPVDKSVMYVNDASPEAYETMLLYIYTYEIYNAINVDMCVQLVHLANKYKLNDFAECYINKLMNQHWPMDLVLEVFHLANESNNPKMLSLVSEKLVPIATQVLNDNSFLKLNVRELKSLMVILRAVKTIPDRELLLALKKYQSYNNLRYENMVCFRQFVEVANLFGETLFGTDGTLSIDGKDTDNASPSMSRRPSE from the exons ATGTATCATACGTGGACAAATACAAGCGCTGCTCCTGTC GACAAAAGCGTTATGTATGTGAATGATGCTTCTCCAGAGGCATATGAAACCATGTTGCTCTATATTTACACCTATGAGATCTATAATGCGATAAACGTAGACATGTGCGTGCAGCTGGTGCAtctggcaaacaaatataaattgaatgaCTTTGCCGAGTGCTACATAAACAAGCTGATGAATCAGCATTGGCCCATGGATTTGGTATTGGAGGTCTTTCACCTGGCCAATGAGAGCAATAATCCCAAGATGTTGAGCTTAGTATCGGAG AAACTGGTGCCAATTGCCACGCAAGTTCTCAACGACAATTCCTTTCTGAAACTCAATGTGCGTGAGCTGAAGTCACTGATGGTAATACTCAGAGCCGTCAAGACCATACCTGATAGGGaattgctgttggctttaAAAAAGTATCAGTCGTATAATAATTTACGCTATGAGAATATGGTTTGCTTCAGGCAATTCGTCGAGGTTGCCAATCTCTTTGGTGAAACACTTTTTGGCACCGATGGCACTTTGTCTATAGATGGCAAGGATACTGATAATGCCAGCCCCAGCATGAGCCGCAGGCCTTCCGAATGA